In the Leptospira sp. WS4.C2 genome, one interval contains:
- a CDS encoding YopX family protein, with the protein MAFTIRFRVWDKQEKEFTQKGFSLTLDGKLLKFGQPITNEDNYIVNSFTGLKDKYDKDLFEEDIIEHTVAKGGNLTQHTGVIRYNNEHGAFYLENGPPLLQLFSIRKVGNPYENPILYDLYLKSKS; encoded by the coding sequence ATGGCATTCACAATCCGGTTCCGCGTTTGGGACAAACAAGAAAAAGAATTCACTCAGAAAGGCTTTAGTTTAACCCTCGATGGGAAACTTTTAAAGTTTGGACAACCCATTACAAACGAAGACAATTATATTGTTAATAGTTTTACCGGATTAAAAGACAAATACGACAAAGATTTATTCGAAGAAGATATCATTGAACATACCGTTGCCAAAGGTGGAAACCTCACCCAACATACGGGCGTTATTCGTTATAACAACGAACATGGTGCCTTTTATTTGGAAAATGGTCCGCCTCTACTCCAATTGTTTTCCATACGGAAAGTGGGAAACCCATACGAAAATCCCATTCTATACGATTTGTATTTAAAAAGTAAATCTTGA
- a CDS encoding tetratricopeptide repeat protein: MEDYWKAIQSSKEKFEIADHSPKRFSFRFGEELPAVLYKESLNHEIFWFCQKYIEKYHTNYPYPRFKQEIRSHLIDLYGDPAQNFLSGKLSFPCFSGWKEGISLLKLSFFLNEEEFYPYRWDYYDNKGQLFLTEEDETKNGKKDSFTYYSHSGCPKEITKDKNDFGAMDEWWYFKNCQLARIEYDSNENGFRERICHYENGKETYCEGVGEKEEREAILFESSQKFQEALKFYRKSLKEYKKEVSNGTSRTCSLLKKIANIEYNERDFISFTKTLDEFFSYKACESDSLDVLIYKSYYYLYVLGDFKTAKDSYQKTAEIYRKTYGEISPEIILNLAYSQFMDKDPIACLASLDKLNSRRLTAYPRFFLFYYKGSCELSLGRWDEAYTNLKRAQILGGEREFLPVVYYKLGRASFATKRDQEGNLWTHQALLYDFDLMEQMESDPIFESFFESPNGKSHKRKYYLNKQKKQ, translated from the coding sequence TTGGAGGATTATTGGAAAGCCATCCAAAGTTCAAAAGAAAAATTCGAAATTGCGGATCATAGCCCCAAACGTTTTAGTTTTCGATTTGGTGAAGAACTACCGGCTGTATTATACAAAGAATCACTGAATCATGAAATCTTTTGGTTTTGTCAAAAGTATATAGAGAAATACCATACAAACTACCCTTACCCCAGATTTAAACAGGAAATAAGATCTCACCTAATAGATCTTTACGGAGACCCGGCACAAAATTTCTTAAGCGGAAAACTTTCCTTTCCTTGTTTTTCCGGTTGGAAAGAAGGAATTTCCCTTTTGAAACTTTCTTTTTTTTTGAATGAAGAAGAGTTCTATCCTTACCGCTGGGATTATTATGATAACAAAGGCCAACTATTTTTAACCGAAGAAGATGAAACCAAAAATGGGAAAAAGGATAGTTTCACTTATTATTCACACTCGGGTTGCCCCAAAGAAATCACTAAAGATAAAAATGACTTCGGAGCTATGGACGAATGGTGGTATTTTAAAAACTGTCAACTGGCACGAATTGAATATGATTCGAATGAAAATGGATTTAGAGAACGAATTTGCCATTACGAAAATGGGAAAGAAACATATTGTGAAGGCGTGGGTGAAAAAGAAGAACGAGAAGCAATTCTATTTGAATCCTCTCAAAAATTTCAAGAAGCTTTAAAATTCTATAGAAAGTCTCTAAAAGAATATAAAAAGGAAGTTTCCAATGGAACTTCTAGAACTTGTTCCTTATTAAAGAAAATTGCAAACATTGAATACAATGAAAGAGACTTCATATCTTTTACAAAAACTTTAGATGAATTTTTTTCTTACAAAGCTTGCGAGTCAGATTCCTTAGATGTTTTGATTTATAAATCTTATTATTATCTATATGTTTTAGGTGATTTTAAAACAGCGAAAGATAGTTATCAAAAAACTGCAGAAATTTATCGAAAAACATATGGTGAAATTAGCCCAGAGATCATATTGAACCTTGCTTATTCACAATTTATGGACAAAGATCCTATAGCCTGTTTAGCGAGTTTAGACAAACTCAATAGTCGCAGACTGACTGCTTATCCGCGTTTTTTCCTATTCTACTACAAGGGTTCCTGCGAATTGAGTCTTGGTAGATGGGATGAGGCCTACACTAACTTAAAACGAGCACAAATTTTAGGAGGGGAACGAGAATTCCTGCCGGTTGTTTATTATAAGTTAGGTAGAGCATCCTTTGCAACAAAAAGAGACCAAGAGGGAAATCTTTGGACCCACCAAGCCCTATTGTATGATTTTGATTTGATGGAGCAAATGGAATCAGACCCTATCTTTGAAAGTTTCTTTGAATCCCCTAACGGGAAATCACACAAAAGAAAATATTACTTGAATAAACAAAAAAAACAATGA